A DNA window from Anaerocolumna sp. AGMB13020 contains the following coding sequences:
- a CDS encoding M3 family oligoendopeptidase, producing MAEVQKGVKFSEMLYVRPDIEEVMAGMKDYLERIQKAGSAKEQEDLFREYEKMLYKAVTMQEISEVRTYLDVNDEFYSKEQEYWDNVQPEIKELETKIQEAMVNSPYIEELKERLGNTIFYKWEAETKAINESILPLMAEENELVTKYMKLFATATVNYKGEEVPLSKMKTYFYEVDREERRNALYTYNHWFYENREELDEIFDKLVKNRTKQAKELGFQSYTELAYILRGRIGYGRSEVEIFRQEVLKKWVPFIVELKEGQRKRLEVPTFRIYDSPMRFKDGSPVMKVKEDDFIKAGVEMFHLMSKDTGEYIDFMLENELMDLFDRPGKAPYDGFSMDFTAYNENFIFGRFNGNESDLEVFTHEFGHSFAGKVSTEQPVLLVESRNPLGQEIAETHSKTMELITSKYDYLFFDEYNLKKYEQKKIEYSAYFISSICIGDEFQHLIYDNPDMTPEERNRTFEEIHKKYNPYIDYSDLPFDSWGCMWQDMTVIYAMPFYLIDYALAQTLAFQFFAESLEDMDSAWKRYLSFLGAAGTMTFPEIIEKCGLRSPFNKDCFDYIYKMVNTMLENL from the coding sequence ATGGCTGAAGTACAAAAAGGTGTAAAGTTTAGTGAAATGCTTTATGTAAGACCAGATATTGAGGAAGTAATGGCAGGGATGAAGGATTATTTAGAGCGGATTCAGAAAGCAGGCAGTGCCAAAGAGCAGGAGGATTTGTTCAGAGAATATGAGAAAATGTTATATAAAGCTGTCACGATGCAGGAAATAAGTGAAGTCAGAACTTATCTTGATGTAAACGATGAATTTTATAGCAAAGAGCAGGAATATTGGGACAATGTGCAGCCGGAGATAAAAGAATTAGAGACGAAGATACAGGAAGCTATGGTAAACTCTCCTTATATTGAAGAACTGAAAGAACGGTTGGGCAATACTATTTTCTATAAATGGGAAGCAGAAACAAAAGCTATTAATGAATCCATTCTGCCTCTGATGGCTGAAGAAAATGAATTAGTCACAAAATATATGAAACTATTTGCAACAGCCACAGTTAACTACAAAGGGGAAGAAGTACCTCTATCTAAAATGAAAACCTACTTCTATGAAGTAGACAGGGAGGAGCGCCGCAATGCGTTATATACCTATAATCATTGGTTTTATGAGAATAGAGAGGAACTGGATGAAATTTTTGATAAACTGGTTAAAAACCGTACCAAGCAGGCAAAGGAATTGGGCTTTCAAAGCTATACCGAACTTGCATACATACTAAGGGGACGAATTGGCTATGGTCGTTCAGAGGTTGAAATCTTTCGCCAGGAGGTACTTAAGAAATGGGTGCCTTTCATAGTAGAGTTAAAAGAAGGACAACGTAAACGTTTGGAGGTGCCTACTTTTCGAATTTATGATTCACCTATGCGGTTCAAAGACGGCAGTCCTGTTATGAAAGTAAAAGAGGATGATTTTATCAAAGCTGGTGTTGAAATGTTTCATCTAATGAGTAAAGATACCGGTGAATATATCGATTTCATGCTTGAAAATGAACTAATGGATTTGTTTGACCGTCCGGGGAAAGCACCTTATGATGGCTTTAGCATGGACTTCACGGCTTATAACGAGAACTTTATATTTGGTCGTTTTAATGGGAATGAGTCTGACCTGGAAGTATTTACCCATGAGTTTGGGCATTCTTTTGCAGGTAAGGTTTCCACGGAACAGCCGGTCCTGCTAGTGGAATCAAGAAATCCTCTGGGACAGGAAATAGCAGAAACCCATTCAAAGACAATGGAGCTGATTACCAGCAAGTATGACTATCTTTTCTTCGATGAGTACAACCTGAAAAAATATGAACAGAAGAAAATTGAGTATTCCGCTTATTTCATCAGCTCAATCTGCATCGGAGATGAATTTCAGCATCTTATCTATGATAATCCTGATATGACGCCGGAGGAACGGAACAGGACTTTTGAAGAAATACATAAGAAGTACAACCCCTATATTGATTATTCAGACCTGCCCTTTGATTCCTGGGGTTGTATGTGGCAGGATATGACGGTTATTTACGCAATGCCCTTCTATCTTATTGACTATGCACTGGCTCAGACACTGGCCTTCCAGTTCTTTGCAGAATCCTTAGAGGACATGGATAGTGCCTGGAAACGATATCTATCGTTTTTGGGGGCAGCAGGTACAATGACCTTTCCTGAAATCATAGAGAAATGCGGACTTCGTTCTCCTTTTAACAAGGACTGTTTTGACTATATTTATAAGATGGTTAATACTATGCTGGAGAATCTATAA
- a CDS encoding pentapeptide repeat-containing protein gives MKINEPKITSLREAGPLINQIIELQALEQSAESLRFSSDYLSGEDLSGIDYNCVEFDNCKLVSCNFNKAGFTNVSFRYCDISNCNFENCYFSQVEFISCKGVGSKFQNSTIKHVLINDGNFTYANFEHSKFQKVMITASNFGNAALAECILKEIELQKVEFNNCDFFKTPLKGIDFRDSSIDGIVLSDSYKELAGAIVDTYQAAALARFLGVEVK, from the coding sequence ATGAAGATAAATGAACCGAAAATAACAAGCTTAAGAGAAGCAGGCCCACTGATAAATCAAATAATTGAACTGCAGGCATTGGAACAATCCGCGGAAAGCTTAAGGTTCTCATCAGATTATCTGTCAGGAGAAGACCTGTCAGGGATAGATTATAACTGTGTTGAATTTGACAATTGCAAGCTGGTAAGCTGTAATTTTAACAAAGCAGGTTTTACGAATGTTTCTTTCAGGTACTGTGATATCTCCAATTGCAATTTTGAAAACTGTTATTTTAGTCAGGTGGAATTTATCTCCTGCAAAGGGGTGGGGAGTAAATTTCAGAATTCAACCATCAAGCATGTGTTGATTAATGATGGGAATTTTACCTATGCTAACTTTGAGCATTCAAAGTTTCAGAAGGTAATGATAACTGCTTCAAACTTTGGAAATGCAGCATTGGCAGAATGTATACTAAAAGAGATCGAACTTCAAAAGGTAGAATTTAATAACTGCGATTTTTTCAAAACACCTTTAAAAGGAATTGATTTTAGAGATAGCTCTATTGATGGAATCGTATTGTCGGACAGTTACAAAGAACTGGCCGGAGCAATCGTGGATACATATCAAGCTGCAGCCTTAGCTCGTTTTTTAGGAGTTGAGGTTAAATAA
- a CDS encoding ABC transporter permease — protein MKEKNILSFQLKVDDFLPATDDEKQSLVLMRPSVSFWKDALKRLGKNKVAMVSLAIILFIMIFSFFVPGFYPYKYDQQIQGSEYLKPMTYSVQEQARIDSGEKVFPHFLGTDNLGRDYAVRLMVGSRISLLVGLIASGIILIIGSLYGSVAGFFGGWTDMIMMRLADIVYTVPDILLIVLISFAINEPMKTLATKPGFQWIQTVGVNLISIFLVFALLYWVGMARIVRSQVLTLKQSEYVTAAKALGASNGRIIRKHLLTNCIGTLIVTTTLQIPASIFTESFLSFLGLGVAIPLPSLGSLASDAVNGLNTYPYLLIAPAITISLIILSFNLFGDGLRDAFDPKMKS, from the coding sequence ATGAAGGAAAAGAATATATTGAGCTTTCAGTTAAAGGTAGATGATTTTCTGCCCGCTACTGATGATGAGAAGCAGAGCCTGGTGCTGATGCGCCCCAGTGTAAGCTTCTGGAAAGATGCATTAAAAAGATTGGGTAAGAATAAGGTTGCAATGGTAAGCCTTGCTATCATTTTGTTTATAATGATATTTTCCTTTTTCGTTCCCGGTTTCTATCCTTATAAATATGACCAGCAGATTCAGGGCTCGGAGTACTTAAAGCCTATGACCTATTCCGTACAGGAGCAGGCAAGGATTGATTCCGGCGAGAAGGTATTCCCACATTTCCTGGGAACGGATAACCTGGGTCGTGATTATGCAGTACGATTAATGGTGGGTAGCCGAATATCTCTGTTGGTCGGTCTTATCGCTTCAGGAATCATTTTAATAATCGGATCACTTTACGGTTCCGTAGCCGGTTTCTTTGGCGGCTGGACAGATATGATAATGATGCGTCTGGCGGATATTGTATACACGGTACCGGATATTTTATTGATAGTATTAATATCTTTTGCTATAAATGAGCCTATGAAAACTTTGGCTACTAAGCCGGGATTTCAATGGATACAGACAGTCGGTGTTAATCTTATCAGTATCTTCCTGGTATTTGCACTGCTCTACTGGGTTGGTATGGCTCGTATCGTAAGAAGTCAGGTACTTACGTTAAAACAAAGTGAGTATGTGACTGCAGCCAAAGCACTGGGTGCTTCCAACGGACGTATTATCCGCAAGCATCTGCTGACCAATTGTATCGGTACATTGATTGTAACAACAACCTTACAGATTCCAGCCTCTATTTTTACGGAAAGCTTCTTAAGCTTCTTAGGATTAGGTGTTGCGATTCCGCTTCCTTCCTTGGGCTCCCTTGCAAGTGATGCCGTAAATGGTTTGAATACTTATCCATATTTGCTGATAGCTCCGGCTATCACTATCAGTCTCATTATCCTCAGCTTTAATTTATTTGGTGACGGTCTGCGTGATGCATTCGATCCCAAAATGAAGAGCTGA
- a CDS encoding ABC transporter ATP-binding protein encodes MENKKLVEVEHLKQYFPVHGGKFGEKRVVKAVDDVSFYVNKGETLGLVGESGCGKTTTGRTLLRLHEPTGGKIIYDGKDITHAKMLPYRRKMQIVFQDPYASLDPRMTVGDIVGEAIDIHKLATNAKERRDRIVELLSLVGLNTEHANRYPHEFSGGQRQRVGIARALAVNPEFIVCDEPISALDVSIQAQVVNMFEELQANMGLTYLFISHNLSVVKHISNRIGVMYLGKLVELADSYELTTHSVHPYTRSLISAIPVADPKTTRSSKRIVLAGDVPSPVYPPSGCRFRTRCPYADERCAAEEPVFKEVSAGHYAACHHLDRVK; translated from the coding sequence ATGGAAAATAAGAAACTGGTCGAGGTAGAGCACCTTAAACAGTATTTTCCCGTACATGGCGGAAAATTCGGAGAGAAAAGAGTAGTAAAGGCTGTAGACGACGTATCCTTTTATGTAAACAAAGGAGAAACCCTCGGTCTGGTAGGAGAATCCGGTTGCGGCAAGACAACTACCGGCAGAACTCTCCTTCGGCTCCATGAACCTACCGGAGGCAAGATAATATATGATGGTAAAGACATTACTCATGCTAAAATGCTTCCTTACCGCAGAAAGATGCAGATCGTATTTCAGGATCCTTACGCCAGTCTGGACCCTCGTATGACAGTTGGTGATATTGTAGGGGAAGCCATAGATATTCACAAGCTTGCAACCAATGCAAAAGAACGCCGTGACCGTATTGTAGAACTGTTGAGTCTTGTTGGTCTTAATACGGAGCATGCAAATCGTTATCCCCATGAATTCTCCGGCGGACAGCGCCAGCGCGTAGGAATAGCCAGAGCTCTGGCAGTTAATCCGGAATTTATTGTTTGTGATGAACCGATATCTGCCCTGGATGTGTCCATTCAGGCCCAGGTAGTCAACATGTTTGAAGAACTGCAGGCGAATATGGGACTAACTTATTTGTTTATCTCCCATAACCTCAGTGTTGTAAAGCATATTTCCAACCGTATCGGCGTAATGTATCTGGGTAAGCTGGTAGAATTAGCAGACAGTTATGAATTAACAACACATAGTGTTCATCCATATACACGAAGCCTGATTTCTGCAATTCCGGTTGCAGATCCCAAAACCACAAGAAGCTCTAAGCGTATAGTCCTTGCGGGAGATGTACCAAGTCCTGTATACCCGCCTTCCGGATGTCGTTTCAGAACCCGATGCCCATATGCAGATGAGCGATGTGCTGCCGAAGAACCGGTATTTAAGGAAGTATCCGCCGGACATTATGCAGCCTGCCACCACCTCGACCGTGTAAAATAA
- a CDS encoding DUF554 domain-containing protein, which yields MPIGIIVNSLAILTGGAAGVLLGNNLSEQLRNNLTLIFGVASMSMGIASIVHLTYLPAVIFAVIIGTAMGELIRLEHSISLAAGKVQAPVARILSHKDDGLSKEEFLHKLVSVIVLFCASGTGIFGSLQSGMTGDHTILISKSILDFFTAAIFGASLGFIVCLICIPQFIIFFLLFLSAVFILPLTTQEMLNDFTACGGILMLATGFRISGIKSFPVANMLPAMVLVMPFSYVWSHVILPLL from the coding sequence ATGCCAATCGGAATTATCGTGAATAGCCTGGCAATACTCACAGGCGGTGCTGCAGGTGTCTTATTGGGTAATAATCTTTCTGAACAGCTGCGTAACAATCTGACCTTAATCTTTGGTGTTGCTTCCATGTCAATGGGCATTGCTTCTATTGTTCATTTAACCTATCTGCCAGCTGTAATTTTCGCTGTTATCATTGGTACGGCAATGGGAGAATTGATCCGGCTGGAACACAGTATAAGCCTGGCTGCCGGTAAGGTGCAGGCTCCTGTAGCCAGAATTCTTTCCCATAAAGATGATGGGCTGAGTAAGGAGGAGTTCCTTCATAAACTCGTAAGTGTAATTGTGTTGTTCTGTGCCAGTGGAACCGGTATTTTTGGTTCTCTGCAGTCCGGTATGACGGGAGATCATACCATATTAATCTCCAAATCCATTCTGGACTTTTTTACTGCTGCTATTTTTGGTGCCAGTTTAGGTTTTATCGTCTGCCTGATCTGCATCCCACAGTTTATTATCTTTTTTCTTCTATTTCTTAGTGCTGTTTTTATTCTGCCGCTGACCACGCAAGAAATGTTAAATGATTTTACAGCCTGTGGTGGTATCCTGATGCTTGCAACCGGCTTTCGTATCTCAGGTATAAAGTCTTTTCCAGTAGCCAATATGCTTCCAGCCATGGTACTCGTTATGCCCTTTTCCTATGTCTGGTCTCACGTGATACTGCCTTTATTGTAA
- a CDS encoding ABC transporter ATP-binding protein encodes MSEYLVDIKNERLSFFTPAGEVKSLNDVSLSVREGEVLGIVGESGSGKSVTAYSLMGITAHPGRMIGGDIYFNGHHINKMKEKEMRKIRGNEVSIIFQDPMTSLNPVFTVGNQIMEAILLHTDKNKKQAYDRAKELLQLVGINEPEKRLKQHPHELSGGMRQRVMIAMALACEPKLLIADEPTTALDVTIQAQILELMTELKNKLGMAIILITHDLGVVAGMCDRIAVMYAGKVVETGTTDEIFYHPSHEYTKGLLQSVPSLNDTDHKKLIPIEGQPVDMLNPPAGCPFAPRCRACMKICLRTMPEYTQVAEDHYSACWLLDKEKFEKGEVQTNGK; translated from the coding sequence ATGAGTGAATATTTAGTTGATATAAAAAATGAGCGTCTCTCATTCTTTACCCCTGCAGGTGAAGTAAAATCCCTTAATGATGTCTCTTTGTCTGTCAGAGAAGGCGAAGTGCTGGGGATAGTTGGAGAGAGTGGTTCCGGAAAATCCGTAACGGCTTACAGCCTTATGGGAATTACAGCACATCCGGGACGTATGATTGGTGGAGATATCTATTTCAACGGCCATCACATCAATAAGATGAAAGAAAAAGAAATGCGTAAGATTCGCGGTAATGAGGTTTCCATTATATTTCAGGATCCTATGACCAGCTTAAATCCCGTATTCACTGTCGGTAATCAAATTATGGAAGCAATCCTGCTCCATACAGATAAAAACAAAAAGCAGGCTTATGACAGAGCAAAGGAACTGCTTCAGCTGGTTGGTATCAACGAGCCGGAGAAGCGTCTGAAACAGCATCCTCATGAATTATCAGGCGGTATGCGTCAGCGTGTTATGATTGCCATGGCTCTTGCCTGTGAACCGAAACTGCTGATTGCAGATGAACCCACAACAGCTCTTGACGTGACCATTCAGGCACAGATTTTAGAGCTGATGACGGAACTTAAGAATAAGCTTGGAATGGCCATTATTCTAATAACCCATGATCTTGGAGTAGTAGCCGGAATGTGTGACAGAATAGCTGTAATGTATGCCGGTAAGGTTGTCGAGACAGGAACAACAGATGAAATTTTCTATCATCCGTCTCATGAATATACCAAAGGACTGCTGCAAAGTGTTCCAAGCTTGAATGACACAGACCATAAGAAGCTGATTCCAATTGAAGGTCAGCCTGTAGATATGTTGAATCCACCGGCCGGATGTCCGTTTGCACCTCGTTGCCGCGCCTGTATGAAGATTTGTCTTCGTACAATGCCTGAGTATACACAGGTGGCAGAGGACCATTACAGTGCCTGCTGGCTCTTGGATAAAGAGAAATTTGAAAAAGGGGAGGTGCAGACCAATGGAAAATAA
- a CDS encoding peptide ABC transporter substrate-binding protein, whose translation MKRKLSLLLILIMMATTVLAACGKADTNKNSGSNGTNSGSDAGTTDTPSGSAKQLVAQIGPNPETLDPALNSAVDGGNMLLFAFDTLLAIDKDNKVIPGAAESYEVSADGLTWTFKLRAGLKWSDGSPLTANDFVYSWKRVADPATAAPYGETVLGMVKGYAEAAGGDIDALAVSAPDETTFKVELSNPCAFFDKLAAFGVLSPVNKATIEANGDAWATKPETYITNGPFFISEWVPSSYILFTKNPNYWDAASIKLDSIKLLLIEDSNASYGAYQSGEAMMIKDVPTAEIPSLQDNPEFHIDPLLGTYYIDLNNTLDQFSDPKVRQALSLAIDRKYVANTLMQGTYTPASNFIGTGVADWDGSNFMDNANGGTPYINVEDHAGNLAKAKELMKEAGYPDGKDFPVINYSLNDTGYHKVVAQYLQQAWKELGVTVNVNVVEWASFTPMRRAGDYEASRDGWLFDYNDPSNMLDLMVSTNGNNNAKYNNPAYDELMKKAAAETDPKTRSGYLHEAEDLVMAEAGIIPVAYYNDFYLQSSKITGSWHSPYGYWYFQYADITE comes from the coding sequence ATGAAAAGAAAGCTTTCACTTTTATTAATTCTTATTATGATGGCTACAACAGTTCTTGCAGCTTGCGGCAAAGCTGACACCAATAAGAACAGCGGTAGCAATGGCACTAACAGCGGCAGTGATGCCGGCACCACAGACACACCTTCTGGCTCAGCAAAACAGCTGGTAGCACAGATCGGTCCCAACCCTGAAACTCTTGATCCTGCTCTTAATAGTGCTGTTGATGGTGGTAACATGCTATTATTCGCATTTGATACCCTGTTGGCAATTGACAAGGATAACAAGGTTATCCCCGGCGCTGCGGAGTCTTATGAAGTAAGCGCTGATGGTCTTACCTGGACTTTTAAGCTTCGCGCAGGTTTAAAATGGTCTGATGGCTCTCCTTTAACAGCAAATGATTTCGTATACAGCTGGAAACGTGTTGCTGACCCTGCTACCGCTGCTCCTTATGGTGAGACAGTACTTGGTATGGTGAAAGGTTATGCTGAAGCAGCTGGCGGTGACATCGACGCTTTAGCTGTATCCGCACCAGATGAAACAACATTTAAAGTTGAACTTTCAAATCCTTGTGCATTTTTTGATAAGCTTGCAGCTTTCGGTGTATTAAGCCCTGTAAATAAGGCAACAATCGAGGCTAACGGTGATGCTTGGGCTACAAAACCTGAAACATATATCACGAATGGTCCTTTCTTTATCAGCGAGTGGGTACCCAGTTCTTACATCCTGTTTACAAAGAACCCAAATTACTGGGATGCTGCTTCCATCAAACTGGATTCCATTAAGCTTCTTCTGATTGAAGATTCTAATGCTTCTTATGGTGCTTACCAGAGTGGTGAGGCAATGATGATAAAAGATGTTCCTACTGCTGAAATTCCCTCATTACAGGATAATCCAGAGTTCCACATTGATCCTCTTTTGGGAACATATTACATCGATCTTAACAATACACTTGATCAGTTCTCTGATCCGAAAGTACGTCAGGCCTTAAGCCTTGCTATTGATAGAAAATATGTAGCAAACACATTAATGCAGGGAACCTATACTCCTGCTTCTAACTTCATTGGAACAGGTGTTGCAGATTGGGATGGCAGCAACTTTATGGATAACGCTAACGGCGGAACTCCTTATATCAATGTTGAAGATCATGCCGGAAATCTTGCAAAAGCAAAAGAACTTATGAAGGAAGCCGGATATCCTGATGGAAAAGATTTCCCTGTTATCAACTACTCCCTTAATGATACCGGTTACCACAAGGTTGTTGCTCAGTATTTGCAGCAGGCTTGGAAAGAACTTGGAGTTACTGTAAATGTTAATGTTGTTGAGTGGGCTTCCTTTACTCCTATGCGTCGTGCAGGAGATTATGAAGCAAGCCGTGATGGTTGGTTATTCGATTACAATGATCCTTCCAATATGCTCGACCTTATGGTTAGTACAAATGGCAACAATAATGCGAAGTACAATAACCCTGCTTATGATGAGTTAATGAAGAAAGCAGCAGCTGAGACAGATCCTAAGACTCGTTCCGGATATCTGCATGAGGCAGAAGATCTGGTTATGGCAGAAGCTGGTATTATTCCGGTTGCTTATTACAATGACTTCTATCTTCAGAGCTCAAAAATTACAGGTTCCTGGCATTCTCCTTACGGATACTGGTACTTCCAGTATGCTGATATAACAGAATAA
- the gdhA gene encoding NADP-specific glutamate dehydrogenase has protein sequence MDYINEIIDMVIRKNPSEAEFHQAVKEVLESLRPVVEANEEKFRKEALLERLVEPDRQIKFKVPWVDDSGKVQVNTGYRVQFNNAIGPYKGGLRLHPSVNIGIIKFLGFEQIFKNSLTGLPIGGGKGGSDFDPKNKSDREVLAFCTSFMTELYKYIGADTDVPAGDIGTGAREIGYMYGQYKKIRGTYEGVLTGKGLTYGGSLVRKEATGYGLVYLTEEMLKAHGHSIAGKKVAISGSGNVAIYAAEKIQELGATVITVSDSNGWVYDAEGIDLAALKEIKEVKRARLTEYIKYRPQALYKEGKGVWSVKCDIALPCATQNELLIEDAKVLVENGCIAVAEGANMPTSLDATLFLQEKGVLFAPGKAANAGGVATSALEMSQNSERLSWSFEEVDDRLKKIMRNIFVNMSEAAEQYGAKDNYVLGANIAGFLKVSEAMIAQGIW, from the coding sequence ATGGATTATATAAATGAAATTATTGATATGGTGATTCGCAAAAATCCTTCAGAAGCAGAATTTCACCAGGCAGTGAAAGAAGTATTGGAGTCATTACGTCCTGTAGTGGAGGCGAATGAAGAAAAATTTCGTAAGGAAGCTTTACTGGAGCGTCTGGTTGAACCCGACCGTCAGATAAAGTTTAAAGTTCCCTGGGTAGATGACAGCGGTAAAGTACAGGTGAATACCGGCTACCGTGTTCAGTTCAACAATGCCATTGGACCTTATAAGGGGGGATTAAGACTTCACCCTTCCGTTAATATCGGAATTATAAAATTCCTGGGTTTTGAGCAGATATTTAAGAATTCACTTACGGGTCTGCCCATAGGAGGCGGTAAAGGTGGTTCTGATTTTGATCCAAAGAATAAATCTGATAGAGAAGTACTGGCGTTTTGCACCAGTTTTATGACAGAGTTATATAAGTATATAGGTGCCGACACGGATGTACCGGCAGGTGACATCGGAACCGGAGCAAGAGAAATCGGCTATATGTATGGACAATATAAGAAGATCAGGGGAACTTATGAGGGTGTGCTGACCGGTAAAGGATTGACTTATGGTGGCTCCTTAGTCAGAAAGGAAGCTACCGGATATGGTCTTGTATATCTGACCGAGGAAATGTTAAAAGCTCATGGTCATTCCATTGCCGGTAAAAAGGTAGCGATATCCGGTTCCGGTAATGTAGCCATATACGCAGCTGAAAAAATTCAGGAACTTGGCGCTACAGTAATAACGGTAAGTGATTCGAATGGCTGGGTATATGATGCGGAAGGAATAGATTTAGCCGCATTAAAAGAAATAAAAGAGGTAAAAAGAGCCCGGCTCACAGAATATATAAAATACCGTCCACAAGCTTTGTATAAAGAGGGCAAAGGGGTATGGAGTGTTAAATGTGATATAGCACTGCCCTGTGCTACACAGAATGAATTACTCATAGAAGATGCAAAGGTTCTGGTGGAAAATGGCTGTATTGCAGTAGCAGAAGGTGCCAATATGCCGACCTCTCTTGATGCTACTCTCTTTCTGCAGGAAAAAGGAGTATTATTTGCTCCTGGTAAGGCGGCCAATGCAGGAGGTGTTGCTACTTCTGCTCTTGAGATGTCCCAGAACAGTGAGAGACTCAGCTGGTCCTTTGAAGAAGTGGATGACAGGCTGAAGAAGATCATGAGGAATATTTTTGTTAATATGTCTGAAGCAGCAGAGCAATACGGGGCGAAAGACAATTATGTTCTAGGCGCTAATATTGCAGGCTTTTTAAAGGTGTCGGAAGCTATGATAGCACAGGGTATCTGGTAG
- a CDS encoding GNAT family N-acetyltransferase: MIYFNGDGLLIRSMAYTDTEAFVQGFASQGWNKPAEQFQKYYKEQDDGIRKVIVAEYKGCTAGYVTLLPSAAVGPFADKGYPEIVDFNVLIQFQKRGIGNKLMDVTEQLAKEASDYVTLAVGMHIGYGTAQRMYVKRGYIPDGSGVWYKDKPLEPYGTCENDDELILFFVKELT; this comes from the coding sequence ATGATTTATTTTAATGGAGATGGTTTGTTAATACGTTCAATGGCTTATACTGACACGGAAGCTTTTGTACAGGGATTTGCCAGTCAGGGATGGAATAAACCTGCAGAGCAGTTTCAAAAATATTATAAGGAACAAGATGACGGCATAAGAAAAGTTATTGTCGCTGAGTATAAGGGCTGTACAGCCGGATATGTCACACTGCTTCCTTCTGCGGCAGTTGGGCCTTTTGCTGACAAAGGTTATCCTGAGATTGTAGATTTTAACGTATTGATCCAATTTCAGAAAAGAGGAATTGGTAATAAGCTTATGGATGTCACAGAGCAGCTTGCAAAAGAAGCCAGTGATTATGTAACACTGGCTGTTGGCATGCACATCGGATATGGAACAGCACAAAGAATGTATGTAAAGAGGGGGTATATCCCCGATGGATCTGGAGTCTGGTATAAAGACAAACCTCTGGAACCTTATGGAACTTGTGAAAATGATGATGAATTGATTCTGTTTTTTGTGAAAGAATTGACATAG
- a CDS encoding ABC transporter permease, whose amino-acid sequence MGKYILKRVGAAILTIFLVATITFFLMNLVPGGPFVAEKSISEQAQQALREKFGLDKPLIVQYKNYMVNALHGDLGLSLKQRGRDVTDIIFSKFPISARLGGISVLVALLIGIPLGCVASVNRGKWLDNFIIVIATGGIAVPSFVICTVGMYLFGVHLRWLPTFGLTTPLHYILPVFALSFYPTAYITRLMRSSMLDVIGQDYIRTSRAKGVSQFLSLFKHALRNAILPVITYVGPLLAYTLTGSFIVEKIFVIPGLGGQFVSSIMNRDYTVIMGTTIFLATLVIVMNTLVDIVYKLIDPRIQLN is encoded by the coding sequence ATGGGTAAGTACATTCTTAAAAGAGTGGGTGCGGCAATCCTGACCATATTTCTGGTTGCCACCATAACGTTTTTCCTTATGAACCTGGTACCAGGCGGTCCCTTCGTTGCAGAAAAATCCATCAGTGAGCAGGCTCAGCAGGCGCTGAGAGAAAAGTTCGGTCTGGATAAGCCACTGATTGTGCAGTATAAAAATTATATGGTTAACGCACTTCATGGAGACTTAGGTCTCAGCTTAAAGCAAAGGGGTCGTGATGTTACCGATATCATTTTTAGTAAATTTCCGATTTCAGCAAGGCTTGGAGGCATCTCCGTTCTGGTTGCTCTGCTGATAGGAATACCCCTTGGCTGTGTAGCGTCAGTTAACAGAGGTAAATGGCTGGATAACTTTATTATCGTCATAGCTACGGGTGGAATAGCAGTACCAAGTTTTGTTATCTGTACGGTGGGTATGTACCTATTCGGTGTGCATTTACGCTGGCTTCCCACCTTTGGACTTACTACACCATTACATTATATCCTGCCGGTTTTTGCACTTTCCTTCTATCCTACAGCTTACATTACCAGATTGATGCGTTCATCTATGCTGGATGTAATCGGACAGGACTATATCCGTACCTCCAGAGCAAAAGGTGTTTCTCAGTTCTTATCCCTTTTCAAACATGCTCTGCGTAACGCGATTCTGCCGGTAATTACTTATGTGGGTCCCCTGTTGGCATACACCCTGACAGGCAGTTTCATCGTTGAAAAGATCTTTGTTATCCCAGGCCTTGGCGGTCAGTTCGTAAGTTCTATTATGAATCGCGATTATACCGTTATCATGGGAACTACCATTTTTCTTGCAACGCTTGTTATCGTGATGAATACCTTGGTTGATATTGTTTATAAACTAATTGACCCTCGTATTCAGCTGAATTAG